The Triticum aestivum cultivar Chinese Spring chromosome 7B, IWGSC CS RefSeq v2.1, whole genome shotgun sequence genome window below encodes:
- the LOC123158889 gene encoding nascent polypeptide-associated complex subunit alpha, muscle-specific form: MEMMAADLHRNFFLAPSPHHLAELRIDPQHSAVTFSAPGGVAGPGGRKRRCLLPPASPRKKLLVELHPFDSSPSPSQPPSPRLSPSTAPPLLSRTGSPAGDFSFPSMRPCIGGSGGGNGGNIFAFLEDTPSTPSPTGSSVSALSFLAPPGQPTTPTGGTLSGGLTFMGSPQKPTAGPTANGGFMFSASPEQPLTPTSSSAGGGLASLSTEPSLSPREYHGGRAVASFPSPTHARTGSADSGGLAFFPSPGPPIGQASSPTSPSFVFSASKTFAPLVRNSGGGRKKRPRRQQGIVSTLRGSLRQWDLPQQAIEPPQKVVKTYALVTAGETSRSSIQSGSSARPCCTFFTSPAKATPANGETSRSSRKQEARKACSEASSSTSPCGSRSTFVPSPAKHPSAGKASEQHREVEVSSVAGDSPTLIPAAPAACTGAEVVVRVTCACGVHKEFCFDHRH, translated from the exons atggagatgatggCGGCCGACCTCCACCGCAACTTCTTCCTCGCGCCgtcgccgcaccacctcgccgagCTCCGCATCGATCCCCAGCACTCGGCGGTCACCTTTTCCGCGCCAGGTGGCGTCGCCGGGCCCGGGGGACGCAAGCGCCGCTGCCTCCTCCCGCCCGCTTCGCCGCGCAAGAAGTTGCTGGTTGAGCTCCACCCCTTCgactcctcgccctccccctcacAGCCGCCTTCGCCGCGCCTCTCCCCGAGCACCGCGCCGCCTTTGCTGTCGCGCACGGGGTCCCCCGCCGGTGACTTCTCATTCCCGTCGATGCGTCCGTGTATCGGTGGTAGCGGCGGCGGCAATGGGGGCAACATCTTCGCGTTCTTGGAGGACACGCCCAGCACGCCGTCTCCGACGGGCTCCAGTGTCAGCGCCCTATCGTTCTTGGCTCCACCGGGGCAGCCGACAACGCCCACGGGCGGCACCTTGAGCGGCGGGCTCACGTTCATGGGTTCGCCACAGAAGCCGACGGCGGGCCCCACTGCCAACGGTGGATTCATGTTCTCGGCTTCGCCGGAGCAGCCGCTCACGCCAACGAGCTCTTCTGCCGGCGGCGGCCTCGCGTCCTTGTCTACCGAGCCGTCCCTGTCACCCAGGGAATACCACGGCGGGCGCGCCGTGGCGTCCTTCCCTTCCCCGACACACGCGCGCACGGGCTCCGCCGATAGCGGTGGCTTGGCTTTCTTCCCTTCGCCGGGCCCCCCCATCGGGCAGGCAAGTTCTCCGACATCCCCGTCGTTTGTCTTCTCGGCATCGAAGACTTTTGCGCCGCTCGTGCGCAACTCTGGCGGCGGCAGGAAGAAGAGGCCGCGGCGACAACAAGGCATCGTGAGCACGCTCCGCGGGAGCCTGCGGCAGTGGGACCTGCCGCAGCAGGCCATTGAGCCGCCGCAGAAGGTTGTCAAGACGTACGCCTTGGTCACCGCCGGCGAGACCTCCCGCTCCTCCATCCAGTCCGGGTCATCGGCCAGGCCGTGCTGCACGTTCTTCACCTCGCCGGCGAAGGCCACTCCCGCGAACGGCGagacctcccgctcctcccgcaagCAG GAGGCCAGGAAGGCCTGCAGTGAGGCATCCAGCTCGACTTCGCCATGCGGGTCGCGCTCCACGTTCGTCCCATCGCCGGCGAAGCATCCGTCAGCTGGGAAGGCGAGCGAGCAG CATCGGGAGGTGGAAGTATCCAGCGTTGCCGGGGATAGTCCCACTCTCATACCAGCCGCGCCAGCAGCCTGCACCGGCGCCGAAGTGGTGGTGCGCGTGACCTGCGCTTGTGGCGTCCACAAGGAGTTCTGCTTTGACCACCGCCACTGA